From Chryseobacterium sp. H1D6B, a single genomic window includes:
- a CDS encoding DUF2589 domain-containing protein, which produces MSEQKNSDAAGFQSIDLKSIFMLPLTALIEAGSAMALNQTNFMLNQCFTKNGDVYEPIMIKMEQTSIVNIPPVSLDGNSGAAAQTVKTQFNLPILTIIPLNSLAVDQSTISFNLEITGISEKESVNKNEAPEAELLGRFINGSENLNNQDSFKPSLEVNVHTGQLPLPQGVLTIIEAFSKSIVPTQILA; this is translated from the coding sequence ATGTCAGAACAAAAGAACTCAGATGCAGCCGGCTTTCAGAGTATTGATCTTAAATCTATTTTTATGTTACCATTAACTGCTTTAATAGAGGCGGGTTCGGCGATGGCTTTAAATCAGACCAATTTCATGTTAAATCAATGTTTTACTAAAAACGGAGATGTTTATGAACCCATTATGATCAAAATGGAACAGACATCAATAGTAAATATTCCACCAGTATCATTAGATGGAAATTCAGGGGCTGCTGCACAAACAGTTAAAACCCAATTTAATTTGCCTATTTTAACGATTATTCCATTAAATAGTTTAGCCGTTGATCAGAGTACGATCAGCTTTAATCTGGAAATTACGGGCATTTCTGAAAAAGAAAGTGTAAATAAAAATGAGGCACCTGAAGCTGAACTATTAGGAAGGTTCATTAATGGAAGTGAAAATCTTAATAATCAAGACAGTTTCAAACCGTCTCTGGAAGTAAATGTACATACCGGGCAGCTGCCATTACCCCAAGGCGTGCTTACTATTATTGAAGCATTTTCGAAGTCCATTGTTCCAACGCAAATATTAGCATAG
- a CDS encoding DUF2589 domain-containing protein: MIPFKKFVNSLNTAVIQSQAELAGCRLSSLSHFFEDEPEPGHLLSQQLQPKQIQIKMPDSEQIFSVPLISLVPLSMQEIKTADVTIRFEMTLINDELYIIIGSQQPANCLKGKIEIKLDPLQSQEDFEQLIHSYETTLKSQFS; the protein is encoded by the coding sequence ATGATTCCTTTCAAAAAATTTGTTAACTCATTAAATACAGCAGTTATTCAGTCACAAGCAGAATTGGCCGGTTGTAGACTTTCTTCGTTGAGTCATTTTTTTGAAGATGAACCTGAGCCTGGACATTTACTTTCTCAGCAGCTCCAGCCAAAGCAGATTCAAATTAAAATGCCTGATTCAGAACAAATATTTTCTGTTCCTTTGATCTCACTAGTGCCGTTGTCTATGCAGGAAATTAAAACAGCAGATGTGACAATAAGATTTGAGATGACGCTTATCAATGATGAACTCTATATAATCATAGGCAGCCAGCAGCCAGCAAATTGTTTAAAAGGAAAAATAGAGATTAAATTAGATCCGTTACAAAGCCAAGAAGATTTTGAGCAATTAATTCATTCATATGAGACAACGTTAAAAAGCCAGTTCTCTTAA
- a CDS encoding Crp/Fnr family transcriptional regulator, producing MIPEELLKKYNGKVKDYESGDFIYEENTECQGYFQILSGKVKLNNYSEDGKEFIQNIFEAPQSFGEAVLYINEKYPANAIALTDCTIIQLSAKNFSMLLKEYPECSLEINRNLSRRLYYKMIMSQHVFSKNPNVRLKALMDYFKNTHYLQKNSDKEYLIPLTRQQMADLTGLRVETVIRTIKSMEKENLLIIKKRQIYY from the coding sequence ATGATTCCCGAAGAACTTTTAAAGAAATATAATGGTAAAGTAAAGGATTACGAAAGCGGAGATTTTATCTATGAGGAAAATACAGAATGCCAAGGGTATTTTCAGATCCTATCCGGGAAAGTAAAGCTTAATAATTACAGTGAAGACGGAAAAGAATTTATTCAGAATATCTTTGAAGCCCCGCAGTCTTTTGGTGAGGCCGTACTTTACATAAATGAAAAATATCCAGCCAATGCCATAGCTTTAACAGACTGTACTATTATCCAGCTTTCTGCTAAAAATTTCTCAATGTTGTTAAAAGAATATCCGGAATGTTCATTGGAGATTAATAGAAATCTTTCACGAAGGCTGTATTATAAAATGATAATGTCACAGCATGTATTCTCTAAAAATCCTAATGTGAGGCTCAAAGCTCTAATGGATTATTTTAAAAACACCCATTATCTGCAGAAAAATTCAGATAAAGAGTATTTGATTCCGTTAACACGCCAGCAGATGGCTGATCTTACCGGCTTACGGGTAGAAACTGTTATCCGGACAATTAAATCCATGGAAAAAGAAAATCTCCTGATCATAAAAAAACGGCAAATCTACTATTAA
- a CDS encoding chloride channel protein — protein sequence MKRKKIQRHHYLRLILVSVLISICASFMAYSLKFITEYFQKLLFHFAENKYSIFFIFLPTIGITAIYFLRKYLFLNRKNKGITEIYKTVDQRKDHLPLFKIPSHYFNGFLTVVFGGSTGIEVSTVVAAATIGNTAYEKHFSANVYKLELICAGVTAGVAVLFGSPAAGWLFAMEVIARKFNKTLFISCTASAVISGIFIHFLKSEPLLAFEITGWKWAAIPFFVILSLLGGILSVYFTVLVIKIKDFFSGISNNFFRVNLGALMVGSLIFCFPFLYGDSYHSLSEILNHPQSYSFLFLLFLILLKPLASSLTLGAGGDGGVFAPSIAAGAFLGFTFAHFCNTFFGTSLLYLNFVLVGAAATLSASIYAPFTALFLVCNLVPNG from the coding sequence ATGAAAAGGAAAAAAATACAAAGACATCATTATTTAAGATTAATTTTAGTTTCAGTTTTAATCAGCATCTGTGCCTCTTTTATGGCTTATTCATTAAAGTTTATTACTGAATATTTTCAAAAACTACTGTTTCATTTTGCAGAAAATAAGTATTCTATATTCTTTATTTTCCTTCCTACAATCGGAATTACGGCTATTTACTTTTTGAGAAAATACCTTTTCCTGAACAGGAAGAATAAAGGAATAACAGAGATTTATAAAACTGTTGACCAAAGAAAAGATCATCTGCCCCTTTTTAAAATTCCATCCCATTATTTTAATGGATTTCTCACTGTGGTTTTCGGAGGTTCTACTGGAATTGAGGTTTCTACTGTTGTTGCAGCGGCAACAATCGGAAATACTGCTTATGAAAAACATTTTTCTGCGAATGTTTACAAGCTGGAACTTATCTGTGCTGGGGTTACAGCCGGGGTTGCTGTTTTGTTTGGAAGTCCTGCAGCAGGCTGGCTTTTTGCTATGGAAGTCATTGCCAGGAAATTTAATAAAACACTTTTTATCAGCTGTACGGCATCAGCTGTTATTTCGGGGATTTTTATTCATTTCCTGAAAAGTGAACCGCTTCTTGCTTTTGAAATTACAGGATGGAAATGGGCGGCTATTCCGTTTTTTGTGATTTTAAGTTTGTTAGGAGGGATTTTATCTGTTTATTTTACAGTTTTAGTTATTAAAATTAAAGACTTTTTTTCAGGGATTTCCAATAATTTTTTCAGAGTAAATCTTGGGGCTTTGATGGTAGGAAGCTTGATATTTTGTTTTCCGTTTTTGTATGGAGACAGCTATCATTCGCTTTCGGAAATTCTGAATCATCCTCAAAGTTATTCTTTCCTGTTCCTCCTTTTTCTGATCCTGCTGAAACCGCTGGCTTCTTCACTTACACTTGGGGCTGGGGGAGACGGGGGTGTTTTTGCACCCAGTATTGCTGCAGGTGCTTTTCTGGGGTTTACGTTTGCCCATTTCTGCAATACTTTTTTCGGAACCTCTTTACTCTATTTGAATTTCGTTTTAGTAGGAGCTGCTGCTACTTTGTCGGCCTCTATTTATGCTCCTTTTACGGCGCTTTTCTTGGTCTGTAATCTGGTTCCTAACGGATAA